In a genomic window of Streptomyces pristinaespiralis:
- a CDS encoding glycerophosphodiester phosphodiesterase, with the protein MYARPVAVLAATTLGLTALVLPASAAGTEQSTAGREDAPQVIAHRGASAYAPENTLAAVDLADEMGFAWVENDVQRTKDGELVVVHDDSLARTTDVEQRFPDRAPWKVKEFTAAEIATLDAGSWRGAEWAGARVPTLKQYLERVDENNQKLLLEIKKPELYPGIEKDTLRVLGEEGWLDRSHVRSRLVIQSFGADSVKAVHQQRPDITTGFLGTPAVADLPSYAAFTDQINPTHTSLSAEYVAAVHALKGAHGKRLRVSTWTVNDAAAATRVAGFGVDGIITNNPDIVRDAVG; encoded by the coding sequence GTGTACGCACGCCCCGTCGCTGTACTGGCCGCCACGACTCTGGGACTCACCGCGCTGGTCCTGCCCGCATCCGCGGCCGGAACCGAGCAGTCCACCGCCGGCCGCGAGGACGCTCCGCAGGTGATCGCCCACCGCGGCGCGTCCGCCTACGCACCGGAGAACACCCTCGCAGCGGTCGACCTCGCCGACGAGATGGGCTTCGCCTGGGTGGAGAACGACGTCCAGCGCACCAAGGACGGTGAGCTCGTCGTCGTGCACGACGACTCGCTCGCGAGGACCACCGACGTGGAGCAGCGCTTCCCCGACCGCGCGCCGTGGAAGGTGAAGGAGTTCACCGCCGCGGAGATCGCCACCCTGGACGCGGGCAGCTGGCGCGGTGCCGAATGGGCGGGGGCCCGGGTGCCGACGCTGAAGCAGTACCTCGAGCGCGTGGACGAGAACAACCAGAAGCTGCTCCTGGAGATCAAGAAGCCGGAGCTCTACCCCGGCATCGAGAAGGACACCCTGCGCGTCCTCGGCGAGGAGGGCTGGCTCGACCGGAGCCACGTGCGCAGCAGGCTCGTCATCCAGAGCTTCGGCGCGGACAGCGTCAAGGCGGTGCACCAGCAGCGCCCCGACATCACGACCGGTTTCCTCGGCACCCCCGCGGTCGCCGACCTGCCCTCTTACGCGGCGTTCACCGACCAGATCAACCCCACGCACACGTCCCTCAGCGCCGAGTACGTCGCCGCGGTGCACGCCCTCAAGGGCGCCCACGGCAAGCGGCTGCGGGTCAGCACCTGGACCGTGAACGACGCGGCGGCCGCCACGCGCGTGGCCGGTTTCGGCGTGGACGGGATCATCACCAACAACCCCGACATCGTGCGGGACGCCGTCGGCTGA
- a CDS encoding methylated-DNA--[protein]-cysteine S-methyltransferase: MKTFEWAVIGTDIGPLLLAATDEGLVSVAFHAGPAVRDRMPAQLADRLGAEPVEDPAGRLAEPIRQLQAYFAGTLRTFDLPLDWSLSAGFNRQVLRELLAGVAYGAVVGYGELAARVGQPGAAQAVGAAMGSNPLPVVVPCHRVLETDGGLGGFGGGLETKRQLLALEGVLPQPLF, translated from the coding sequence ATGAAGACCTTCGAGTGGGCCGTGATCGGCACGGACATCGGCCCGCTGCTTCTCGCCGCGACGGACGAGGGCCTCGTGAGCGTGGCCTTCCACGCCGGGCCGGCCGTACGGGACCGCATGCCGGCGCAGCTGGCGGACCGGCTGGGGGCCGAGCCCGTGGAGGACCCGGCGGGCCGGCTCGCCGAGCCGATACGCCAGCTCCAGGCCTACTTCGCGGGCACCTTGCGCACGTTCGACCTGCCGCTGGACTGGTCGCTCTCGGCGGGCTTCAACCGGCAGGTGCTCCGTGAGCTGCTGGCAGGCGTGGCGTACGGGGCGGTCGTCGGATACGGGGAGCTCGCCGCCCGCGTCGGCCAGCCGGGCGCGGCGCAGGCCGTGGGCGCGGCGATGGGTTCCAATCCCCTGCCGGTCGTCGTGCCGTGCCACCGGGTGCTCGAGACGGACGGCGGGCTCGGGGGCTTCGGCGGAGGGCTCGAGACCAAACGGCAACTGCTGGCGCTCGAGGGTGTGCTGCCGCAGCCCCTGTTCTGA
- a CDS encoding MHYT domain-containing protein has product MQGTVDGFGYGLVTPVAAYLMACLGGALGLRCTTRSVRGEGSFRPGWLALGATAIGSGVWSMHFIAMMGFTVEEVPIGYDRATTFASLAVGIVMAGIGIFIVGHRGATRMSLVTGGTITGLGVASMHYLGMDGMRLPGRIEYDTLTVALSVVVAVVAATAALWAAVSVHGFMVSLGASMLMGLAVSGMHYTGMAAVSVHVHEAVDAAVAGDPPSELLAPVLVGPAVFLLIAGIAVLFDPLLVTGGPDPRGHGDVRALRPDLPAPGVRRPAARAAGRGAGRDARGADRR; this is encoded by the coding sequence ATGCAGGGCACGGTGGACGGTTTCGGCTACGGCCTCGTCACCCCGGTGGCGGCCTACCTGATGGCATGCCTCGGAGGAGCACTGGGACTGCGCTGCACGACGCGGTCCGTCCGGGGTGAGGGCTCGTTCCGGCCGGGCTGGCTGGCGCTCGGCGCGACGGCGATCGGCTCGGGCGTGTGGAGCATGCATTTCATCGCGATGATGGGTTTCACCGTCGAAGAGGTCCCCATCGGCTACGACAGGGCGACCACGTTCGCCAGCCTGGCCGTCGGCATCGTGATGGCGGGCATCGGGATCTTCATCGTCGGCCACCGCGGCGCGACCAGGATGTCCCTCGTCACCGGTGGGACGATCACCGGACTCGGGGTGGCGTCCATGCACTACCTCGGCATGGACGGGATGCGGCTGCCGGGACGCATCGAGTACGACACCCTCACGGTCGCCCTGTCCGTCGTGGTCGCCGTCGTCGCGGCCACCGCGGCGCTCTGGGCCGCCGTGTCGGTCCACGGCTTCATGGTCAGCCTGGGGGCCAGCATGCTCATGGGCCTCGCGGTGAGCGGAATGCACTACACCGGAATGGCCGCGGTGAGCGTCCATGTCCACGAAGCGGTGGACGCCGCGGTCGCCGGCGATCCGCCCTCCGAACTCCTCGCCCCGGTGCTCGTCGGACCCGCCGTGTTCCTGCTGATCGCCGGTATCGCGGTCCTTTTCGACCCCCTGCTGGTGACCGGCGGGCCGGACCCGCGCGGGCACGGCGACGTCAGGGCCCTGCGCCCCGACCTTCCCGCGCCGGGGGTCCGGCGGCCCGCCGCCCGGGCCGCCGGAAGGGGTGCGGGACGGGACGCCCGGGGAGCGGACCGCCGCTGA